A region from the Mercenaria mercenaria strain notata chromosome 7, MADL_Memer_1, whole genome shotgun sequence genome encodes:
- the LOC123555495 gene encoding uncharacterized protein LOC123555495 — translation MFVNTLLLATVCAFVYSSERECSRFHYEEKTLEKMIKTELYVEKIKSDTENMQLQISNRLDALQDDWEKTKQEVNDAREDNRKVIDKIKDKIDGQENVAVAFLAHNLENTSPMSGETLVFSTTYFDRGSGYNNKTGVYVTPVAGIYMFNLQLCITDGHYVYYEIDTEKEPVMRGLFTDEDVLNHSCQMATAAAILDAKERVWIKVISSISGLHFWKDSRVWNSFSGVLFATIN, via the exons ATGTTTGTGAACACATTACTATTAGCGACTGTGTGCGCTTTTGTATATTCAAGCGAACGAGAATGTTCCAGATTTCACTATGAAGAGAAGACACTTGAAAAGATGATAAAAACGGAACTTTATGTGGAGAAGATAAAATCGGACACTGAAAACATGCAGCTTCAGATATCCAATAGACTTGATGCTCTACAGGATGACTGGGAGAAAACAAAGCAAGAAGTAAACGATGCTCGAGAGGACAATAGGAAAGTTATTGACAAAATCAAAGATAAAATAGATG GTCAAGAAAACGTAGCTGTAGCCTTCCTTGCGCACAATCTAGAGAACACTTCACCAATGTCTGGCGAGACCCTTGTATTTAGCACGACGTACTTTGATAGGGGTTCTGGTTACAACAACAAAACTGGAGTTTACGTTACACCTGTCGCAGGCATCTATATGTTTAACTTACAATTGTGTATTACTGATGGCCATTACGTTTACTATGAAATTGACACGGAAAAAGAACCTGTTATGAGGGGACTGTTCACTGACGAAGACGTTCTGAATCACAGCTGCCAAATGGCTACAGCTGCAGCTATACTAGATGCAAAGGAACGTGTTTGGATAAAGGTCATATCATCTATTAGTGGCCTACATTTCTGGAAGGATTCAAGAGTTTGGAACAGCTTTTCTGGTGTTTTGTTTGCAAcaataaactaa